In Rhodamnia argentea isolate NSW1041297 chromosome 4, ASM2092103v1, whole genome shotgun sequence, the following proteins share a genomic window:
- the LOC115743517 gene encoding uncharacterized protein LOC115743517, whose amino-acid sequence MPPFPPPARPRLKSETYETLVRIFSLCGDPSYAPRVVKFDTRLPSPDDAHDDSGEKNGEVVCDQGQGELEVAGSNCKLLEHSSAQKDGFPIAGESESVQKSNVADVHLEGLSSRDRESSQAQVIMDEMAHRADREYGVGVNLSTPKDEIVMGSVLGVNIEESGYELEHMEMDDISILLNDEGIAPVHQDNSTVELMDDQRHVRGIMASLSTNQELSVEQTIIDDPTSMSHLQGDLHDCSQKVAISSAPTPMQIVDENCLLSATKGLTGECEIQHPCTRDADVHLPDSTLNLPQEVTEEQVEEGEISDSIRVDGISSNMRSDDIAVSNKLLNNKQVSECIAVMERVTDEGQKGKIETESGASSFGAGMDYDVANVRKAENHKNNGGKKICEPQMAFHGKSMALEAEKVDAHCPSIEDKKAKKQGCIFSEDVPPNAGRCNDIVSYADIYLEKKSEDQGAVTTMEESQDKKKRRTLSKERKEKKKQKERRKRAQKNRELGVKRLKLQPVLKQKTVTYCRHYLQGRCTEGEKCKFSHDTVPLTKSTKPCCHYARNSCMKGDDCPFDHQLSKYPCSNYASKGFCSRGNNCMFSHKMEDSTIASNTRNNESNHPALPLIPKKQPGTIVGSHDNNAHSASDTSRASFKYLKPNMIGSSTNSPVLKPERGSSDSMEKFSLISFNKSETGSSSAKDGSRIGIHSGENASGTVQNVKVSSKTTPLLPPKGVNFLSFGSSLNQTDTKKPANFLFNTSKVNILKHTTPTQQKGDSADSVNDESQPKLMFPNSNEVTERTEPIVKTQDLKLFSSREASLQGSINREQSGSCFVDNNAVDRSLQGRPSASSSTAQSSSMITWKLPISPITPCQPSDSTPRLYRNISNSAQKALSSTLAFAAMFETDTRMKHADGHRAVSGKAGEESAHGLQNDSAKASKILGFLANIGKKQQ is encoded by the exons ATGCCCCCGTTTCCTCCGCCCGCGAGGCCGCGTCTCAAGAGCGAGACCTACGAAACCCTGGTTCGCATCTTCTCCCTCTGCGGCGACCCGAGCTATGCTCCGCGCGTCGTCAAGTTCGATACCCGCTTGCCAAGTCCAG ATGATGCCCATGATGACAGTggagaaaaaaatggagaggTAGTTTGTGACCAAGGTCAAGGTGAGTTGGAAGTAGCCGGTTCAAATTGTAAACTGCTTGAACATTCATCAGCACAGAAAGATGGTTTTCCCATTGCTGGAGAATCCGAAAGTGTTCAGAAATCAAATGTTGCTGATGTACATTTGGAAGGTCTAAGCTCTCGGGACAGAGAATCTAGTCAAGCTCAAGTTATAATGGATGAGATGGCCCACAGAGCGGATAGAGAATATGGTGTTGGCGTTAATCTTTCAACACCAAAGGATGAGATTGTCATGGGGAGCGTCTTAGGGGTTAATATAGAAGAAAGTGGATATGAATTGGAGCACATGGAGATGGACGATATAAGCATCCTATTGAATGATGAAGGCATTGCACCTGTTCATCAGGATAATTCTACAGTAGAACTCATGGATGATCAACGCCATGTCAGAGGTATAATGGCTTCATTAAGTACCAATCAAGAGCTTTCTGTTGAGCAAACAATTATAGATGATCCTACAAGTATGAGTCACCTGCAAGGAGATTTACATGATTGTAGTCAAAAGGTTGCAATTAGTTCTGCTCCTACTCCAATGCAGATTGTGGACGAGAATTGCCTACTCTCAGCAACCAAGGGATTGACTGGAGAGTGTGAAATACAACATCCATGTACAAGAGACGCGGATGTGCATCTCCCAGATAGTACATTAAATTTGCCTCAGGAAGTGACAGAAGAACAAGTTGAGGAGGGGGAAATTTCTGACAGCATTAGGGTGGATGGAATATCATCTAATATGCGTTCGGATGATATTGCTGTGTCGAATAAGTTGCTTAACAATAAGCAAGTGTCTGAATGCATTGCAGTTATGGAGAGGGTCACTGATgaaggacaaaaaggaaaaattgaaacaGAATCTGGAGCCTCTTCTTTCGGTGCTGGAATGGACTATGATGTTGCTAATGTGAGAAAAGCTGAAAACCATAAAAACAATGGGGGGAAGAAGATTTGTGAACCTCAGATGGCTTTTCATGGAAAGTCGATGGCTTTGGAAGCTGAAAAAGTAGATGCACATTGTCCTTCAATTGAAgataaaaaagccaaaaagcaaGGTTGCATATTCAGTGAAGATGTGCCCCCTAATGCAGGTCGATGTAACGATATAGTTTCCTATGCAGATAtttatttggaaaagaaatctgAAGATCAAGGGGCTGTAACTACCATGGAG GAGTCTCAAGATAAGAAAAAACGACGTACTCTTagcaaagaaaggaaggagaagaaaaag caaaaGGAACGAAGAAAGAGAGCACAAAAGAATAGAGAGCTTGGGGTAAAAAGGCTGAAATTGCAACCAGTGCTGAAACAAAAAACAGTAACATATTGCCGCCATTATCTCCAGGGAAGATGCACCGAG GGAGAGAAGTGCAAATTTTCACATGATACCGTGCCTTTGACGAAATCTACAAAG CCTTGCTGTCATTATGCACGAAATTCATGCATGAAAGGAGACGATTGTCCATTTGATCATCAGCTCTCCAAGTATCCTTGTAGCAATTATGCATCCAAAGGCTTTTGTAGCAGAGGCAACAACTGTATGTTTTCACATAAG ATGGAAGATTCTACAATTGCGTCAAACACTCGCAACAATGAATCAAATCATCCAGCTCTGCCATTAATTCCTAAGAAGCAACCAGGCACAATTGTTGGCTCCCATGATAACAACGCCCATTCTGCATCAGACACTTCCCGTGCTTCTTTCAAGTACTTAAAACCGAACATGATAGGCTCTTCAACTAATTCACCAGTGCTCAAACCTGAAAGAGGTAGCTCCGACTCTATGGAGAAGTTCTCATTGATTTCTTTCAACAAGTCAGAAACGGGCAGTTCATCTGCAAAAGATGGTTCCAGAATTGGGATTCATTCTGGAGAAAATGCTTCTGGCACGGTTCAAAACGTGAAAGTGAGCTCAAAGACTACACCACTATTGCCACCGAAAGGAGTAAATTTTCTATCATTTGGTTCTTCATTGAATCAGACGGATACTAAGAAACCAGCTAACTTCCTTTTCAATACAAGTAAGGTGAACATACTCAAACATACTACTCCTACTCAACAGAAGGGTGATAGCGCTGATAGTGTTAATGATGAAAGCCAACCAAAGTTGATGTTCCCCAATTCAAATGAAGTGACAGAGAGGACTGAACCGATAGTGAAAACACAGGACTTGAAGCTTTTCTCCTCAAGGGAGGCTTCACTTCAGGGCTCTATAAATAGAGAACAATCAGGCTCCTGTTTTGTTGATAACAACGCTGTTGACAGATCTCTGCAAGGGAGACCAAGTGCCTCTAGTAGTACGGCACAGAGCTCTAGCATGATAACGTGGAAGCTGCCAATTTCTCCAATAACTCCATGTCAACCTTCAGATTCAACGCCTAGGCTATACAGGAACATCTCGAATTCAGCTCAGAAGGCATTGTCCTCAACATTAGCATTTGCTGCCATGTTCGAAACAGACACAAGAATGAAGCACGCTGACGGACATCGCGCTGTCAGTGGTAAGGCTGGTGAGGAATCTGCTCATGGTCTTCAGAATGATTCAGCAAAGGCCTCGAAAATTCTGGGTTTCTTGGCTAACATTGGAAAGAAGCAGCAATAG